Genomic segment of Panicum virgatum strain AP13 chromosome 9N, P.virgatum_v5, whole genome shotgun sequence:
TGACAGATTACTGCTATGACGGAGGCCCTCATCGAACTAGAAAGAATCAAAGCAATTCAAGAATCAATCTGTGAATTTCTGCTAGATGAGGTCATAAATCCAAATGGAGAATTTTATACGGATCCTAGGATAAGTGTGGGTCGACTAGAGGCGGAGACTTAGTAACTTGTACAAATTTGTCGAACAAAATTTATGTGCATGACAActtgtaaatatattatgaaTCCCGAGTGCATTATTATCATATATTAGAAGTACATATAATATTTCAAGTGTATATAATTATGTCGTGGGAATTttcaggggtacccacagccgggtggcggagcgcacccgcctattcccagtgagggagtactcggggaagtactaggcgatggggctagatctacgctgagattgggactcaggaacacacgatttagagtggttcgggccgccggagcgtaataccctacgtccactgggagatgtattgtcttggttgtgaatgaatctatcctctgctggtcttggctcttacccagcctgaggttttctaacggcgctctccccttttatagatcaaggggggcggatacatagaacgttgatgccccgacaggtgggcccaacgtgactgtggctacagtggtagcgaatctttccttcgatatgcgtactgctgctcttctgacacagggggtcttctcttgtcccgtcagcgaggcgcccgttggagtagcgtagcttgcggcgtggcctgctgaggctattatgtagcgtcataatgggtgaagccgtgccgtcgtatccgactgttacggcagactggcagacgcggcatgggcggcgccatcggctccactgccttggtaatacgcgaccaatagtgccccctggtcagtcaaacgcctcggcttccactatatcaaagtggacgttcacctaccgcaataaatgcgaaggtaggtggacctcaatatggagaccaagggcctcatacacgtgtcggccccggaccaccctgaggcggggcgtccaaaccttcccttggagaggggtccggttgctatccaggaccctatgaggggtccgggaccccgcgggggtccggattccttgggaggtccggagccctggctgcttgcgcttgagcgcctgtttttcctgggacacgtggcgttcccagaccttccccggccgtggaacaggtccgggcctttgtcgggaggacaggacttcggactgcaggggtccggctgtttggttgtagtcaaggatgactactaaggctcttgcctagtcacagcaagagggggtaccccagtcctggggtaccgacagtggcccccgggcccacctcgggagaggtccgaacccgcgggtggggccaccaccgtgatgtgttcttacgcaacttgattgcgttggtgtgctcttggagagagtgggcatcccggacccctgaggccggtatgctTGTTGCCTGatttaggtactagagtgctctccacggggcgacgaaggtgtaggcttagggtacagaaccaagctaagcggctacacggacttcggatcgctcagggggtagcactacttcccggacccggcttttgtcgaccgtggcgagcggtctccgccggagcgggccaccggagtggactgggagcgaccggggcgagcggtctccgccggagcgggccaccggagtggacttggagcgaccggggcgagcggtctccgccggagcgggccaccggagtggacttggagcgaccggggcgagcggtctccgccggagcgggccaccggagtggacttggagcgaccggggcgagcggtctccgccggagcgggccaccggagtggacttggagcgaccggggcgagcggtctccgccggagcgggccaccggagtggacttggagcgaccggggcgagcggtctccgccggagcgggccaccggagtggacttggagcgaccggggtgagcggtctccgccggagcgggccaccggagtggacttggagcgaccggggcgagcggtctccgccggagcgggccaccggagtggacttggagcgaccggggcgagcggtctccgccggagcgggccaccggagtggacttggagcgaccggggcgagcggtctccgccggagcgggccaccggagtggacttggagcgaccgttgctgacaatccgatgaagcatgttaccggacctcatagtaaggtgcaaagaaaccaagccttatactagaagagagcccgggacctctaaagtcagcagtcctggatactagagtacttgtaacagggtagtgaagtacgtaactttagggtacattaccaggctaagccacgcggagcttctctaccccaggatacaaataccacttctccagagcaggtccctaggggtccggactgccttccagctagaaggggtgtcttcacctgaccacaagccagcaactcaacttggattgttagcaacaaagGTAAAGACTCTGTTTGGGAGGAAGAAATGGTCAAccgaaaaaaaaaaaacagccatCCAGAATGAATGCATGTAACCGGGGTGGAGCCTAGATAAGGTcaagaaagaaaatctcctttatcattgtggttatcacggtatacatcagaggtcgggattacgaggtcggacctccaccgctccggaccgtttttgcctgtttgtgtgatagggccagaggccgggtttacaaggtcggaccttaaccgctctggacacacacatagacaccacgttattacaaaggagaaattctctcattcctttcttaggagtaacctacggctgcatgctatacagcgtgttcttcggaggtgaaggcaccttggacgtgcctgaaccgcatcatccaggatcacctcgggagctcgggggacccctccttgcctaagagctgtcacatgcttacatggcatgagacaaattctttggccttGAATGaaagaggccccctccccctgccgtcgccgttgccgatggaaaccagaacccttgcgcagcagatggaccggtgtgacgcgtggagaagtgcggtcgttcgccggcttgtccttggtgctagcgccaagggcccccgcgcgaggtggcggggtcctgcctgcagcagcaccgagcaacgctgaggtggatctccggtgctgcTGCGGCAGGAGGTCtcggtcaacttcctccgggatggctgtCGGCACTAGGCTCcaagttgagagaaagccttgagccgacgtcatgccATCGCAGAGGgggcgtggccgttgcttgagagaaaaccttgagtcgacgtaggagcagcggcgcgcagcggcgcctccgctgtatgctgctacgccggctctgaggtgtcgcggtggcgacacacagcagacgccgctgccgtgcgccgccgcaccgaggtcgTCGGAGCGCCGGTGCCATAGCATGCGGAGTGAgtgtgccttccttcatcttcaagtttgccgttgcagagggagaacgcagcccagaggcctgaagatccagccaacgcctgtcttccccacggacggcgccaaaatgtcgtggGAATTttcaggggtacccacagccgggtggcggagcgcacccgcctattcccagtgagggagtactcggggaagtactaggcgatggggctagatctacgctgagattgggactcaggaacacacgatttagagtggttcgggccgccggagcgtaataccctacgtccactgggagatgtattgtcttggttgtgaatgaatctatcctctgctggtcttggctcttacccagcctgaggttttctaacggcgctctccccttttatagatcaaggggggggcggatacatagaacgttgatgccccgacaggtgggcccaacgtgactgtggctacagtggtagcgaatctttccttcgatatgtgtactgctgctcttctgacacagggggtcttctcttgtcccgtcagcgaggcgcccgttggagtagcgtagcttgcggcgtggcctgctgaggctattatgtagcgtcataatgggtgaagccgtgccgtcgtatccgactgttacggcagactggcagacgcggcatgggcggcgccatcggctccactgccttggtaatacgcgaccaatagtgccccctggtcagtcaaacgcctcggcttccactatatcaaagtggacgttcacctaccgcaataaatgcgaaggtaggtggacctcaatatggagaccaagggcctcatacacgtgtcggccccggaccaccctgaggcggggcgtccaaaccttcccttggagaggggtccggttgctatccaggaccctatgaggggtccgggaccccgcgggggtccggattccttgggaggtccggagccctggctgcttgcgcttgagcgcctgtttttcctgggacacgtggcgttcccagaccttccccggccgtggaacaggtccgggcctttgtcgggaggacaggacttcggactgcaggggtccggctgtttggttgtagtcaaggatgactactaaggctcttgcctagtcacagcaagagggggtaccccagtcctggggtaccgacaaattataataaatatatTCTCTTGTATGTTGGATACGAATATATACGAATACACAGACGTACAGGAATACGAATACGAATACGCAGACGTACACAAATACGAATACGCAAACATACACGAATACGAATTAGTTGAaacctaaaaaaataaaaaaataaaaattagtaccggtcggtatcaccaaccggtactaaatggctgctCCAGGCGCCCCTGCGTGACAagcactttagtaccggtcggtggctttttagtaccgggcggtcTGACTGGTACTAAGTGACGGCATAATTAATACTGGCCAGACGGTACCGGGTGGGAAACCGGTATTAACCGAATTCCCGCCCGGTACTAATAAGTTTTTTTTCTAGCCGTGTTATTTCCACGAAGAGACAAACCTATAACCTAAGTTGCTATAAAAATAGCTTTTTCACCAGATGAGCAATCTTTAGGCTAACAAATTCCTGCGCCATTGGTGTGTAAACCACGTGCAACTGAACTGATACAGCACCTGACAacagtggcggatctagaaaaattattagGAGACGCTTATTCACTTCATCTTCTACCTATAGATATTTCTTTCAAACTTCAATGGCTACAAATTTATAAAAAAGACTTAGGAGGGGCTCGATGCATCTAACACGGCGGGTAGGGGGGGCTCTAGGCCCGGCTGACCCGGTGCTAGAACCGCCCCTGCCTGACAAGAACGGCcgcgttttttattttttggtcccctgctctctccctctccaacggAACCAAGAGCGAGTAGAAACACGCAACCAGTGTCAGTTTCTGCCTGACAAGAACGGCcgcgttttttattttttggtcccctgctctctccctctccaacggAACCAAGAGCGAGTAGAAACACGCAACCAGTGTCAGTTTCTGCTGATGGCCCCTGCTGGCGCAAAAGCTCGTAAGCAAGAGCCTGTCGCCGTCCCGGTTCGCGTACAAGGTACAGCCAGCCTGTGGCCCGCCTGATGCCAAGATTCCGTTCCGTTTCCTCAGGATTTGTTTTCTCCCAGCAGGCCAGagtggcgccgcgcgcgcgttcCGTTTCCCAATCGCCCCCACCAGGCCACCACGACGTGTTCTCCGCGCAGCCCTACCCTCCGCCGCGTACGCCGTGGAGCCGTGTCCTCGAccactctgcgccgccgccgccgccgccgcccccgccggtgCTCGGCGAGACGGCACGcgctagcggtttggtgagcgGTGGACCATGAGCCGAGCGGGCCAGGTCCGACGCGACGGGGCTGCCTCCAGTGAGCGAGGACAGCGAAACGGAACGGAGTGGCGGACACGGAGACGTGGTCCCGCCCAAGAATACGCGGCCGGCCTGTCCCTTTCCATCATCTCTTGCCCGGACGGAGCATGGCCAGGTCCAACCCAACGGCTATCCCGAGACAAAGCTAGGAGTAGCATCCAATGGAGGAACATTGTTTCTTCTAGACCCTCTTGTTACCTTGATATTCAGTAACACATGGAATCTGGTTGTGTGGTTTTTAACGCCCTTACTACAGAGAGTGATTTCACGAAGAACCAGGGACTGTTGTGCAAACTCTCCCCAACGGCTCGATCAACCTCCTTGTCGTCTGATATAAACGAGTTCGCTCCCGCCTCCCACAAGAGGCTGAGCAAGATTCAGCTGCAGCCACCATCCCGAGGAGCAGCACGAGCGGAGCCACCAAGAACCAGAGCAGGAGCACGCGATtcgccgtcgccatggccggCTGCTGCGTCTTCCTGCGGTGGCCGTCGGCGTCGCCGTCCCGCATCGGCTACCGCTCGCTCGACGACGAGGCGCCGGCGACGGTCACGGTCGTGGTCGGGAAGGAGCGGCGGGCGTTCTCGGTGGACCAGCTCGTGCTCGACTCCTACCCGTTCCGGGTGCTCCTGGAGACGGTGGCGCGGAAGGAGGAGCGCCGGGGCGGGGCCATCTTCGTCGACGTCGACGCCATCCTCTTCGAGCACATCCTGTGGCTCGCCTGCGACGGCCGCTCCGTCTCGCAGATCCTCCAGCTCGACCTCAAGGAGATCATCGACTTCTACGCCCAGGACGCCTGATTCTCTtgtccggcggccggccggcctgcccgtgCGGCCGTGCCCGTCCTTGGGGTGCGGCTCCTGATTTCTTGATCagatttttttattcattttgTTCTTCTTCATCTTATATGCTAATTAATATGCATATTGA
This window contains:
- the LOC120693457 gene encoding uncharacterized protein LOC120693457; the protein is MAGCCVFLRWPSASPSRIGYRSLDDEAPATVTVVVGKERRAFSVDQLVLDSYPFRVLLETVARKEERRGGAIFVDVDAILFEHILWLACDGRSVSQILQLDLKEIIDFYAQDA